A part of Paenibacillus donghaensis genomic DNA contains:
- a CDS encoding MBL fold metallo-hydrolase yields MDTLVFLGTGDAMGVPRVYCNCNICTEARTDGDNIRLRSSVLIDNGEDVLVIDCGPDWRRQMEAEGIRSMRRLLVTHAHFDHIGGLPEWADACRWMGYKGELYAPAEIILVIQRQYPWLTSHIEMIPCDDGVELDGWQISTWKVNHGKNGYSYAFRLEKAGYAWVYCPDSISLGPEETGRMGGADLLVLGTSFYYEAAELSTRSVYDMTEAAELLQVVKPRRAVYTHMSHDVDVNEAYILPENVTLARTGLRLPLGTAEA; encoded by the coding sequence GCAAGAACGGACGGAGACAATATCCGGCTGCGCTCTTCCGTGCTGATTGATAACGGCGAGGATGTGCTGGTGATTGACTGCGGGCCGGATTGGCGGCGGCAGATGGAGGCGGAGGGCATCCGCAGCATGCGCAGGCTGCTGGTGACGCATGCCCACTTCGACCATATCGGCGGACTGCCGGAATGGGCCGATGCCTGCCGCTGGATGGGGTATAAGGGAGAACTGTATGCCCCTGCTGAAATAATCCTGGTGATCCAGCGGCAGTATCCGTGGCTCACCAGCCATATTGAGATGATTCCCTGTGACGATGGGGTGGAGCTGGATGGCTGGCAGATCAGCACCTGGAAGGTCAACCATGGCAAAAACGGCTATTCCTACGCCTTCCGGCTGGAGAAGGCCGGGTATGCCTGGGTGTATTGCCCCGATTCGATCTCGCTGGGACCGGAGGAGACTGGGCGGATGGGCGGAGCCGACCTGCTGGTGCTGGGAACCAGCTTCTATTATGAGGCTGCCGAGCTGTCCACCCGTTCGGTCTATGATATGACCGAGGCGGCGGAGCTGCTCCAGGTGGTGAAGCCGCGCCGGGCCGTCTATACGCATATGTCGCATGATGTTGACGTGAACGAAGCTTATATTCTGCCGGAGAATGTGACACTGGCCCGGACAGGCCTCAGACTGCCGCTTGGCACAGCGGAAGCCTAG